AAACCACAGAACTCAATGATTGAGTAATTGAATCAAAGATCAAAGACACAAACCAATTATTCAAAATGGTACGAACTCATTCCAAACCAAGATCCAAAGAGGTTTTCAAGTACCTCTGGCCTTTTCCAAaaccaatttaatactttaaaaaaaatatctatctaTGCTACTATTGAAAATCATAACAGTAATAATGCTACTTCAccagaataaaaattaaaaataatactatTTCCAATACATAATGGTAATAATAAAATCTAGatttaaattaaacaataatattgtcagtaaaaactaaaaagatcGATGAAATTTCTCAAAAAACAAACATTTTTAGCAAAAAATTATCCAAATTTACTGAagaattataaatatttttataaacaaaCTCTACATATCATGATACAAAATTGTTAAGACATATAAATGATTTTATCTCTAACACTTATATTACCTCAGCGTGGAGCTTCTGATTCTGCGTTTTGAGGGAGTCGTTATCAGCCTTAACGGCATCAAACTGCTTCTTGAGGACCTCATACTCCTTCTCGAGCTGCTTGGTCTTCCACCTTGCACGGCGGTTCTGGAACCAAATGGCGATCTGGCGCGGCTGAAGCCCAAGGGCTTTGGCCAGCTGCATTTTGCGCTCCGGGTCGAGCTTATTGCCGGCCTCGAAGCTTTTCTCCAGAGCCTTCACCTGCTCCATGCCGagcctcttcttcttctctccgATTTGGGATCCGTCGTCGGAGAGCTCATCGTCTCCGTGCAGTAGCGCTAACTCGTCAGGGCCGGCGCCGCCGCCACAGTTCTTGGTGGTGTCTATGCCTGAAAACGACATGGATCGCTTCATCCAAGagcctccaccaccaccaccacctcctcctGCTGGAATTACAACAACATAAAAACATGTAACCGAAAAACGCGgggaaattgaaattaaagaagttAGTTAGAGAAGTTAGTTAGAAACCTGGAAAGTGGAGGTGGTGAGGCGGGAAAGAGGGGAAGTCGGgggctgaaggaggagttgTACGGAGAGGGTGATGTTGTGGTTGTTGATGGTCATGATGGAAGATGAAAgagtgagaaggagggaaggcCATGTATGATTGTTATTGATTCATGCAATTTGTGGCGGTGATGAGATGGATTTGAAGGGGGCTCTCACTCTCATGCTTCACAGAGGTTTCAGAAacagaaagagagagagagagagaaaaaagaataaGTCTATTGCATCTCAAATATTGGACCCCTTTTCACTGCCCATCCTGCCATCCTCTATACTACTCATACATATCCCAATTTCTCtcactttctttttttctttttaaaaaaggataatgataggtaactaataattttattgagcaataataataattatcaattaaattaaaatacattatatttttaaattatttatctaaatttttatattagaatAAATATCTACATAtctaataaaatgaacatccgatatattcattattcatattgtttaatatttttattatctaccaatatttttctctcaaaaaattatatataaataataaattaaattaaaattaatgtcaAATTTGTTAGAGTCCTCTTCAAGTCATTTTTTCTAGATTTTTCTCAATCACGTTggatacatattaaaaataattatcaatttaattttttatataaaatatatagtaattaattttttctgtaataatattttttattttttattttattttatgctaagttttttaaagataataaaaattaatcatgtttaaatcataaaaaattctaataatactataattatataattgttAACAGTAGTCTTGTGTTTGATTAATTTTTGAGAATGAAAAATATATGTCTAAGAGACTTAAGTGTGCAATATTCTAAAATCACTTAATTagattaatttagttaattttttcataattctctgccattatattcttttaaaattggaggataataaattaattgtttttatgtattattatatTACTATAAAATTACTTAGCttcttctaaaaatttaaattaataaaaagagataatatgaataattatatctctaacactttcttttaaataaaagcCTCTTTTAGATTTGTATGAATTTTTGCATagcattttttctttaatttgtctgtatttttttctcttttagaTTCGCTAAAGttcaaactctaaatttttCGAACGTAGAGCTCTAATATCATATTATGAAATCACTCCTTCTAAAAATTtaagttgataaaaaaaataaaataaataattatatttttaacatatgataattttattttgtatatttttaaacataacTTAATGACAACTTAAAGACTTTAACCAATACAATCAATAGTTAAAATTTgtacaaaatatattttttacaacACTATTAAAtgtatttaaaaataacaattgcttaagaattttataatagaatCTGATGATCcataagattaaaaaaattgtaaatcaGAGGAGGAATTTACTTACACAATAAGAGGAGCTAGCAATATAATATATTCTTTATGTATGAAATAATAATCAATGTAATGCGAGATTAATTAAGATGCATGACAGGTTTATAATCTCATATTCGATGGTTTTAGATTCAATCTTTTTTTCgttaaaaaatatatctcaAATAAAACATGAAAAAGATCCAAATATATAAGTGAAAAATCAAGAGAAGAATATTATTAGGAGATCAACATTTTTAgtagtaaaaaatatttaatattaattcaaatgaaaaaatagattaaaaaaattgacatctgaaataaaaatgaaaggaataTTAGATTAAGAACTTTCTgcataatattttgtatttcaaaattttaatttactgTGAAGGAAATTattgcaataataataattctatgTTACCAATTAGCGAGcattaaataatcatataataaTGTATATGTAAATTATGAATTAATATTGCATTGGAGTGTTGGAGATATCTAAGCTTATATTATCAGATAAGTTAGAGTCGACATGAAAATGAAAAATTGGTTGAAACTCATGAATGATAGATTCGCTTAATGAAGTTCCGGGCCACACAAAgcaattttataatatatagaaTTTTTGGCATTTTATTGCTCAACATAGCCTGGAAAAATAAGAGATggattgggatttgatgggaTCATAATGATGATCATGCAAAGTTAAAGTTCGGTTATTAATCCATGTCAACATCAATAGACCAAGCAAGCCTAATCATAAAGAATAATATTAGCATAAAGCTTAATTGGTTTTCTATGGAGAGATATCGATGTTGCTTCTTTCTGCTTCCTATCTTGATGTGTGTACTGTGTCTAATGTATAATTgcgtcatatatatatatatatatatatatatatatatatatatatatatatatatatatttgtgatTACATAATTGAGTTTATTAGATTCTgaataacatattttttattagctCTTGTTGagattttataaatataagattatataaagttaattttcatgtaataatgttgataaaaaaattatataaatgaTTACTTTTGtactattattatatatcaaataataaaaataattaatttttaaattaattacttaaatattatttaaatacataaatttaattagataattatgtaaaaattttttatttatgttatcagcatattaaaatatatatatatatatatatatatatatatatatatatattacattttTATAAAGAAATTACTACGGAAAATAATTACTtgtaaaaaataagaaaactTAGGTATATTTAAAGGAATTCTAAAGTTTCAACGAAATAAAAAAGAGTAatctatttaaaatatttgtgtaAAAAGGACTATTTTTGTCTGAGTAAAATCATTAcataattttaattcttttattcttttatggATAATAATTCTGAGGTAACTTGATTTTTTTATAGACAAATTTATATTTCTCCATTCATAATTATGGATTTAGGAAACAGAGAGACACTCAGTTTTGGGTTCAAACTCTATATTctcttattataaaattttttatattatgtcATAATATAAAactatatttataaaaaaaattaaatttatagaaaaaaacaCATTCTTTAATTCAAACAAACACCACTATGATAATGCCAAGACACatataagataaattttatctaaaaaatttcTGTTTGAGAAAATAAATTCAAGATGAAGAGTGTCTATTTTAAATgattaaagagataaaaaaattaaaatctaaaatcAGACAAAGACTAAAATAACCAATAAATATCGTGAAGCATATATGTAGAGGTAGCAGTGGATATAAATATGAATAGAATAGGGTTTAAATTCCACCTTAATTTTATTTATGAGTTTAAATCCTCAAATCTAAATTCTACCTTCACTCTGAATTGTTCAATTCGACTtgtgaaaataaatttattttcatcCGGATacaatattttatctttttatattttataatatcaaatattatttatgtatatatgaTTAGTAAATTAAATTACTAATATGGTACTAAATATCTGTAAAAAAACAAGAATTTggattcaaatttttatttgcTCGTCATATGTATGTTTATAGATTAAACATTTATACTaaggtaaataaaaaatagccaaattttattttatttaatattcattaattatcataataattaataaatattaaataaaataaattataattttttttaattaattttttttattatcaaatatttccgttcatattatatattaagaaCAAAGCTGGTTGAATATCCACATATACGGATTGTGTTGCAAGTCCTAGACACATAACGGCGAATTCATAAATACTACTTATCATTAAATAATGAACCCATAAATAACAAATCCATAAATAATTatcattaaagaaaatattgtCTGGCTTTCTAACTAGTTAGTTCAATTTATtaggttttaaaaaaaaagaaaaaaaatcttgaAACCAATTATAACAAGAGTAATATGGATTCGGTAAGAAACTAGAGGAACCAAATTTTACAGAATTGGAATAGATTAACCGACGCATAGGGCACCAATACTGTTTGGTAATTAAAAATGCCAAAGCACAAATTTGAGAAAATTTTAATGAAGGTGGAATCTTGGCACAGCCATAAAATAATATACACCCACTTGATATTTTGTGGTAATAACTCATTAGGGTCTTGCATGTGTGACGAGGAAACCTGGCATTTTGGCAACATGAAAATCCAGAATCCAAGGAAACATGTATAATACAAAATGTTATTTAAAATTATCGCAAGTCACAAGTACTAGTAGctcattttaattatttatatctataataatatagtttcttttctttgttgtCCACAGTATTCTCTAATCTGACAGGTTAATGACTAATTCATTGCGAATCTAAATTCTATTTAAGGATATGCACAAGGCGGGATGTAAACTCCCAACACTTATTTAAGTGGACGAGTAAATTGACAACTCGatcaattttaaattgattaataATACAATAATGCTAAGGAACTAAGATGATTTCAGCAAAAAACCAGCCAAATGCCTCTAGATGAATTTAAAACCTCTACGTAGATGGTGTTTATATTAGATATTAGgatatttcttttctttgtaaatTGGATAGTTCTGAacctattttttaatttatcatgtTTTAGGCATTTAGAGAGGGAAGAAGGGTGAAGAGACAGAAGCTAATTGAATCAGTTTCTATGATTCATATTGCAATGATACTGAACGTATCTTCTCCTAATTTGGATGTGgtgaaatatttaataactaatattttaaatcataaataaataaaactaattactatatttataattaattaagttattttattcttaattaattTGGAGTTGGTTTCATATGCTTTTCCTTAATAATATAGTATAATTAAATGTTTTCATTAGTAATGGAACTTGCACTTggaattaaattaattaaatgcGAGTCTGGCAGATGCTGGATATATTTGGCCATTTTCTGTTAACATGTATTTGGATTTTGGCATATATTTCTCTTCTTTATTATTTGGTATTTAATTGGTTACGCATGGTAAGCACATTTCATAGATAGatcttaattataataattCACGTCGTATACACTTGCCTCGTGTCAGGTACATATATTTTACTAATCTATTcgtcaaatatttttaattttttatacttttaattattttaaatattctttttttaaaatagctTAATTTGACGGGTTAGTAAACAGTTTAATTTCTCAAGCTTTGGTAACTAACTTTCACGTGGTGTTGCAAGTCATCAGTGGTTTTAATTTTGACATGGGCAAAATAGGAAAATTAATTTAGACATAAAAGAAGACATCTTTTTCCGAACAATGTCATAGATAATCTTATATCCATAGTAGTAATATGAAAAAGTTATTAAGAAGGATCATTATTCATTAGTCATGCAACATGCAATGTTTcaagatatatataataataatattgattacgttaaaactaaaataacgttttctttttattattcaGTAATGCTTTTTTAAAAAGtcttagaaaaaaaaagtagtgTTATCGAAatgtcaaaaaaaatataattttaattttaataatatttcaactattttagttttaataatactttataattataattattgtaGTCATTATAAATATAGACAAGAACGGATCTACATATACAATTATACATATTATTGAAGTGTAGAAAATTACTTTGTGGTATATAGTAGTATTATTTATTTGTCCTTATTAAATTATGAAATTTGTTTTCACTATGTtagataaatatataaatttattttcttagATTTGACTCTATACATAAAATTATtgtgttaattaaattaatttcacaaaattactttattaaactcaatataagtattactttattaaaatcatttttaagttgaaatattttatcaaacatttgatatataataaacAATTTAAAGAACTCAAGTCTCAATgattattttatagaaataaatattaaattattttttatatactatACTTAAATTTAAGAgatttatttttagtatttgaTAACAAGAAGGTAATCtgtttactttaattttatctattagAATATTTTCTAATTCAAATTTTAGCATCTAATAATTAACTTGATAACTTTCTATTAGATATATGtgtaatttaaatatcaatTATCGAACTTCATTAAATGAAAtttgtgttttcttttaattgtttaaaattataaagatatattgatttatttgtgttgttttttttaagttaactttgattttgacaattatatatgattgaaaaaactTTTTgctataaatattataataaagaGTTAATTTTGTGACCgtataaaaaatgaatttttttttgtggctgtataaaagataattttttttaataattatctaataaaatatatatatagagagagaggaGGTTATACTTGTTaatgagtatatatatattaatgatgtattttttattattttaaatttttggataaataatttgatgatatggtattaaaattttatattcaaaagataaaaaattatgagtGATTTTATGACAATGCTTATCTAAAAAAAGTTGTAAATATGtcattataatttaataattagagcgatgaaatatatatttatacaaaattataaatataattgacATAATTTTACTTAAATTTATACTAGTATCATTTGATTCTAATAAcactatatattatattttacttaaataaaagtTTAGTGTAATTATGAGGCAATTTTTTTATGTAGAGgagcttttttgtgaaattaaaaatattaaatttttgatattttactaaaatataGGGAATAAATTATGAAATCAGAGATGCGATTTCTACACTATACCACATATTCACAAATTACTAGAACGCACTATTTTTGATAAAATACCACATCTGCCAGGAAACAAATAATTTGCGTACGTAGAACATGTGGTAAAAAGATGGTGAATGAATAAGGGGATGGGATGTGATGTGTCTTTTATCCATTGATGGATAAATCATTGGGTGATTTCACTTTTTCAATGCTAAGAGTATCTATGGCAACCTTTGAGACTGGTAGAATCCCACACAAACCTATCATACCTATGTACCTTcattttctctctcctctctcattttttgcatttatttatttagtaataaaaatatatattaaaatataaaatatataataaaaataaataaaatgttatataattaaaaaaaattatattttttgtaagtttattaaaagttttaaaattatttcaaagttttaattttatctcaaaaatttttaatttgcatCAATTATACTCTTTAAATAAACATCGTTCAAATTAGTAATAGATGTTAGTGATTGATAAAATAAAGTGTCTTatatgacaagaaaaataaaatttcaaaaatattcttGTATGAGAAACTAAAGTatcttcctttcttcaaataTCTTcccatttgtttttttttttttgccacgaAGAAATAAAGTTAAAGAAATAGAATCACACAAACAAGAACTGACTTGGAGGGTGGTCACACGTCGTGCCATTCTCTTCAGCCCGTCGCGGCGACATGCAAGACGACGCAGGTGCCAATATTATCGATGCCGAGCGAGAATTCTAAGATAGGGTTCAGTCAACGACGAGGGAGTAAATGTGACGCCGTGTATTCTTCGACGATTGCGAGGATCAGAACGCTGGTGAGGAGCAGACAAAGAGAAAGAGGGCACAGAATGTCTTGTGAGACGAGGAAGAGACCTACACAGCCATCGATCGCCGACAAAGTAGCCATTGGAAGAGGTCGAGGTAGTGCCGTTCTGATCATGGTTTCTGACGAGGTAGACTAccatttaattttgaaattgcATTGTTTGAACAATTAGGGTTTAAGCTTTTTTTTATCACTCTTGATTGCTGTTAGAATTCTATTACAGTGAGGGATTGAGAAATTTCTGTTGTTTTTGTGAAAAATATCACATTTACATAgtttatatttttgaataattagtTACCTTGTTCtctattctaaattttttataatagcaAGATGAATGATTTCAATGTTAGGGTTCATCACAGGGATAGATTTTGTAGTAATAAGGATAAAACTGAGTTTACTGGTAGTGAGGTGACAACAGTTGACTGGTGTAATAGAAATAGATGGAGTATTATAGAGACTTATGATGTACATTGCTGAGAACATTGGGATATTGTGAAAACTTTGATAGAAATTCGTTCAAAGTATTAAATTAAGTCAAGGTTTGAATTCTATTCCAAGTGTGACGCTCTTGTCAATAATATGTGTGAAAGCTTTAACTCTATAATTGTTGAATCAAGAGAAAAACCGATATTAACAATGCTAGAAGATATTAGAGTTTATTTGATGAAGAGATAGGCTGAAAATAGGGTATTAATTGAGAAGTATAAAGATGACAATCTTCTTAGGATTAAGCTTAAgttacaaaagaaaatagatgtTTCTAGGTGGTAGTTTTTGGTAACtgccaaaatttcaaaatttgaagTCATAAGAGACAGATACAAATTTGTAGTAGaccttttgaaaaaaaatgtacTCGTAAAAAATTTCAGATGACTGATTTACTTTGTCTATATGCATTTAGTACAATTAATTATGCTAAAgatgatattaaaaaatatatggcAAGCTGTTACAATAAAATTACTTATGTGGCTTATTATACCTCTATGGGTCCGTTTGGAAAACACCAAAAAGTTACTTTTTTCAACTTTTGACTTATAGAAAGTTACATTAATGTGTTTGGTACAATTTTTTAGataaacttttaacttttcaaaaaattatttaagagtttttgaaaaagttaaaaaatgtGACTTCTCTTATTTTCAAAAGCTATTTTATCACTCTTATTTAATGCACAACTTTAAAATAAGAACTTTTATAATAACTATCCAAActcaaaataacttatttaaaagttattattaataaaagttCTTATATTTTAAGCTCCTTTTTCAAAAGAACTTATTTAAGAAGTTTAGCCAAACTGACCCTATATATGATTAACCCTTGTAATGAATATACTATGTGGGAGAGAACTCCTCATTCATATATGATGCCTCCACCACACAGAATGCCAATTGggagaccaaaaaaaaaaaaagcaagggAGAGGGTAAAGAATCACAGGGCTCAAACACATCTAGGCTTGTgttataacaaaaatattcttGTTGTCTAAAATTAGGACATAACAAGCGAGACAACTCTCTTAAAAGGCCAAGTATAAATATTTGTCCATTAATTATAGTTTCAAATTTAGCATTGTTTCTTGTGTTGTTTATCTCATATTAATTGTAATTATTGCTGTTTTTTGTTGATGTCCATGATAGGAAATAATTGCTGCCACATTTTCAGCATCGCTagcccaaaaaaaaaataatgctaAAACTGCTGCAACATTCTCAGCATCGTCAACCCAGCATAACAATATTGGAACTGCTGCAACTGTTACAACTTTGGCAGCCTAGAACAACACTACTTGAAATACTGGATCTGCTCGATCAACGCATAAGAAGATCAGGTTGGCCAATGTTGCAGCAAATCCTAACACCCAACCTAAAGGACACAAAAAATTTCAACCACCAAAGTCAACTAGAATGATTAAGAGCAACTCAACTTCAAGTGTATAAGGACAACCCTCATTATAAGGGAGTCAGACTCAAAGTGCTCTCATTAGATCTTAGTTGTGTCacattttctatttaatatttcttttaaaagaatgaaaaatattGACATTTTATATTAAACTATGTGGGACTAACTCTTCCTTTGTTACTGAATTATTTTACTAATGACTTATGTTATTTAGCTCTCACTTTGGTTATAATTTATGTTAATTAGAGATTATCTTGATTAATGACttatattattttgataatGATTAATGTGATGGATatttttatacaattttttattagtgCACTACTGAAATTGTCTTTCATTACTTGAATTTTTCTGTATTATGTAATATAATTTGTAACAACAGGGTCTTAATgccaaatttaaattcaaactattttaattatttcaagGGTATTTTTGAAACATAAATTGAACTTTAGGGACAATTACATTAACAAGTTTTCGAGTTGAGTACACTTTTGAAACTGATTACAAACGACCACTCTACTCTTACTTCTGCTAATTTCAACTGTTCCAGGCGTATCAATATCCTAATTTTCGATGGGTTCCATTCTTCACCCACAAATAAAACATTAAAATCACCATAAACCAACCCACAACACCAAAGATAACAGCCACCAATAGTTTGCATTTAGCATAAGTTACTTTAGCTTTCAAGGTGAAAATTCTCATCCTCAATCTTGCAACCTCAGCCTCTTCTGTTTTTGCAATTCTATCTGTCCAGACAAAGAAAGTGCACTCCTTTTCAATCTGTAACATAAACAAAACTTGAGGAAACCCATGAAGACATTAAAATAAAAGCATTGAAACTTATATCAAAGTATATACAGTCCTAAAATCTTCGACTGAAATTTTTTGGTGTCTTCGACCATCTCAGTATAGGGGGTTCACCACAGTTGCATGTAAGTTGCTTTTTTGTTATGATGTAGAGCCTTAGAAAACCATTAGTTAAggtttttttctttattttacagggagtgaagaagatgaagatcaagataaagaaaaagaagtaaatTTTAGGATTCAGATTGGAATTTTTATCcatttaatttttgtaatataaatttttaagtaaaaaaaaaaaaacattttaaatatGACTCAAATATTAGTTGCCACATCAGAACTCTTTTTTTGCCACGTCACTAATGTCTGTTAGTGATTTAAATGCTGTTAACATTTAGGAATAGAattgatacaaataaaaaaattttggaataaaattaaaataaattaaaatttaggaataattttaaaatttataataaacttgagaaacaaaaaatatactttgctctatataattatatataaatagataataactaatttttagtatatatataatattgttTATATAATATTACGTGATTAAATATACATATCTATTAATTAAGTTAcattaatttagtaattattttattagtctgTTTAAACAAGTAtcgaaaaattaaattctattttaaaaatttaacgaTCTATTAGTTAGCGAcgaattattataaaaaaatttgatctacaataaaattatttttgacttATCAAACTGAAGTTAGagaatactataaaaaaaataggtCTGCtttataatgataataatacattagaattaaatttataaagaattaaaaaaataaatgtagtGATCTTGAAGGGTGGGCTAGTAATGGGGCCATGGGGGGCATGGGATGGGGCCCACCAGGTGTACCTGAGTAGCGTGGGCTACAGTTTGAGCAGTAGGCTTCTTTGGTTACAATTGGGAAGGTTTGGCTGCAAAGCCTTTTGGAGTAGCTAGGGTGACACCATGTTATTCCTTGTTGCTCttctttcatttcatttccctcataaattcaattttcaattccATCAACACAAAGTGCTCTGAA
This sequence is a window from Arachis stenosperma cultivar V10309 chromosome 10, arast.V10309.gnm1.PFL2, whole genome shotgun sequence. Protein-coding genes within it:
- the LOC130956193 gene encoding homeobox-leucine zipper protein HAT7-like isoform X2 — protein: MAFPPSHSFIFHHDHQQPQHHPLRTTPPSAPDFPSFPPHHLHFPGGGGGGGGGSWMKRSMSFSGIDTTKNCGGGAGPDELALLHGDDELSDDGSQIGEKKKRLGMEQVKALEKSFEAGNKLDPERKMQLAKALGLQPRQIAIWFQNRRARWKTKQLEKEYEVLKKQFDAVKADNDSLKTQNQKLHAELEALKGSREWCENGTMITLKKENEGSWSNNGSDNSSDMNLDLSRTPVMNSPVSSSHNNNNNNNNNNNNNNNKSLVLPNNSLKPASITQLLQCSSSSRSDLQDEGFCNMFHNIDEQHQNFWPWPTTENHHHFH
- the LOC130956193 gene encoding homeobox-leucine zipper protein HAT7-like isoform X1, which encodes MAFPPSHSFIFHHDHQQPQHHPLRTTPPSAPDFPSFPPHHLHFPAGGGGGGGGGSWMKRSMSFSGIDTTKNCGGGAGPDELALLHGDDELSDDGSQIGEKKKRLGMEQVKALEKSFEAGNKLDPERKMQLAKALGLQPRQIAIWFQNRRARWKTKQLEKEYEVLKKQFDAVKADNDSLKTQNQKLHAELEALKGSREWCENGTMITLKKENEGSWSNNGSDNSSDMNLDLSRTPVMNSPVSSSHNNNNNNNNNNNNNNNKSLVLPNNSLKPASITQLLQCSSSSRSDLQDEGFCNMFHNIDEQHQNFWPWPTTENHHHFH